Proteins encoded within one genomic window of Melospiza melodia melodia isolate bMelMel2 chromosome 27, bMelMel2.pri, whole genome shotgun sequence:
- the MYCL gene encoding protein L-Myc encodes MEFDSYQHYFYDHDALEDFHRSTAPSEDIWKKFELVPTPPLSPLGTPGDKGGCSGPEERPGWLSRYCLAGEEPEYLIGTGQIFGNLSAFILKDCMWSGFSARERLEKAMTEKLSTGTQRATPHKPSFAQDLGLGSSVSECVDPAAVFLCPLAESKIPASSGSEGQSDSEGEEIDVVTVDKRQSLSLRKPVTITLRADPLDPCMKRFHISVHQQQHNYAARSPPEPCPPPESPQQHQEQDEPPSSVEPTPAVPLPEPGLPKASSSPGSDSEDVAKRKNHNFLERKRRNDLRSRFLALRDQVPGLASCPKTPKVVILSKSSEYLQSLISAERRMAAEKRQLQLRQTQLLKRIAHLKGH; translated from the exons ATGGAGTTTGACTCGTACCAGCACTACTTCTACGATCACGACGCCCTGGAGGATTTCCACCGCTCCACGGCGCCCAGCGAGGACATCTGGAAGAAGTTCGAGCTGGTGCCCacgcccccgctgtccccgctgggTACTCCCGGGGACAAGGGGGGATGCTCGGGGCCGGAGGAGAGGCCGGGATGGCTCTCCCGGTACTGCCTGGCTGGGGAAGAGCCGGAGTATCTCATAGGCACGGGGCAGATCTTCGGCAACCTGAGCGCGTTCATCCTCAAGGATTGCATGTGGAGCGGCTTCTCGGcgcgggagaggctggagaaggCGATGACAGAGAAACTTTCCACGGGCACGCAGAGAGCCACGCCGCACAAGCCGTCCTTCGCGCAGGATTTGGGCTTGGGCAGCTCCGTCAGCGAGTGCGTGGATCCCGCCGCCGTGTTCCTCTGCCCGCTGGCCGAGAGCAAGATCCCCGCGTCCTCGGGCTCCGAGGGCCAGAGCGACTCCG AAGGTGAAGAGATCGACGTGGTGACGGTGGACAAGAGGCAGTCTCTCAGCCTGAGGAAGCCGGTCACCATCACGCTCCGTGCCGACCCCCTGGACCCCTGCATGAAGCGTTTCCACATCTCcgtgcaccagcagcagcacaactACGCTGCCCGCTCGCCCCCGGAGCCCTGCCCGCCTCCCGAGtccccccagcagcaccaggagcaggatGAACCCCCCAGCAGCGTGGAGCCCACCCCTGCCGTGCCCCTGCCCGAGCCCGGCTTGCCcaaagccagcagcagccccggctCGGACAGCGAGGACGTGGCCAAGAGGAAAAACCACAATTTCCTGGAGCGCAAGCGGCGCAACGACCTGCGCTCGCGCTTCCTGGCCCTCAGGGACCAGGTGCCCGGGCTGGCCAGCTGCCCCAAGACCCCCAAAGTGGTGATCCTGAGCAAATCCTCCGAGTACCTGCAGTCCCTCATCAGCGCCGAGAGGAGGATGGCGGCCGAGaagcggcagctgcagctgcgcCAGACCCAGCTGCTCAAACGGATTGCTCACCTTAAGGGGCACTAG
- the MFSD2A gene encoding sodium-dependent lysophosphatidylcholine symporter 1, with translation MVGFFISKTPWTRFGRLMPWIMFSTPFAIISYFLIWYVPDISTGQVMWYLVFYCAFQTLVTCFHVPYSALTMFISREQSERDSATAYRMTVEVLGTVLGTAIQGQIVGKVDTPCVGSPFFFSLTNSSVAMEELNMTHDTGGLTDTRNAYMIAAGVIGGLYVLCAFILVLGVRERRESCELQSDEPVSFFQGLKLVMNHRPYIKLIAGFLFTSLAFMLLEGNFALFCTYTLGFRNEFQNILLAIMLSATLTIPFWQWFLTRFGKKSAVYVGISSAIPFLILVVLLDSNLFVTYLVAVAAGISVAAAFLLPWSMLPDVIDDFKLQHPSSHGHEAIFFSFYVFFTKFTAGVSLGISTLSLDFAGYQTRGCSQPDQVHFTLKMLVSAVPVGLILLSLLLFKLYPIDEEKRSKNKKALQDLREESNSSSESDNTELASIV, from the exons ATGGTGGGGTTCTTCATCAGCAAAACTCCCTGGACCCGCTTCGGCCGCCTGATGCCCTG GATCATGTTCTCCACCCCTTTCGCCATCATCTCCTACTTCCTCATCTGGTATGTGCCAGACATCTCCACAGGACAAGTGATGTGGTACCTTGTCTTCTACTGTGCCTTCCAGACCCTGGTGACG TGCTTCCACGTGCCTTACTCAGCCCTCACCATGTTcatcagcagggagcagagcgaGCGGGACTCGGCCACTGCCTACC GAATGACCGTGGAGGTGCTGGGCACCGTGCTGGGCACTGCCATCCAGGGCCAGATCGTTGGCAAGGTGGACACTCCCTGCGTGGGGAGCCCCTTCTTCTTCAGCTTGACCAACTCCTCGGTGGCCATGGAGGAGCTGAACATGACCCACGACACCGGGGGGCTCACAGACACT AGAAATGCCTACATGATTGCTGCTGGGGTCATCGGGGGGCTCTATGTCCTCTGTGCCTTCATCCTGGTGCTGGGCGtgagggagaggagag AGTCCTGTGAGCTGCAGTCGGACGAGCCTGTCTCCTTCTTCCAGGGGCTGAAGCTGGTGATGAACCACAGGCCCTACATCAAACTCATCGCCGGCTTCCTCTTCACCTCGCTGGCCTTCATg ctgctggagggaAACTTTGCCCTCTTCTGCACCTACACCCTGGGCTTCCGCAACGAGTTCCAGAACATTCTGCTGGCCATCATG ctcTCGGCCACCCTGACCATCCCCTTCTGGCAGTGGTTCCTGACCCGGTTTGGGAAGAAGAGTGCTGTCTACGTGGGCATCTCA tctgccatccccttcctcatcctcGTGGTTCTCCTGGACAGTAACCTCTTTGTCACCTACCTGGTGGCCGTCGCCGCTGGCATCAGCGTGGCAGCTGCCTTCCTCCTGCCCTG GTCCATGCTGCCTGATGTCATCGATGACTTCAAGCTGCAGCACCCCAGCTCCCACGGCCACGAGGCCATCTTCTTCTCCTTCTACGTCTTCTTCACCAAGTTCAcagctggggtgtccctgggcaTCTCCACGCTCAGCCTGGA CTTTGCAGGGTACCAGAccaggggctgctcccagcctgaccAGGTGCACTTCACCCTGAAGATGTTGGTGTCTGCCGTGCCCGTGGGGCTGATCCTGCTCAGCCTGCTGCTCTTCAAGCTCTACCCCATCGACGAGGAGAAGAGGAGCAAGAACAAGAAAGCCCTGCAGGATTTAAG GGAGGAGAGCAACAGCAGCTCCGAGTCGGACAACACAGAACTGGCCAGCATCGTGTGA